One window from the genome of Mucilaginibacter ginsenosidivorans encodes:
- a CDS encoding ArsR/SmtB family transcription factor has product MGLTKTEIFTEEQNRLAAMLKALAHPARIAILQQMIRANACICGDLVDDLGLAQATISQHLKELKNAGLIQGTIEGVSTCYCIEPKAWKILRDELELFTGSYCEPGKCC; this is encoded by the coding sequence ATGGGCTTAACTAAAACGGAAATATTTACTGAAGAACAAAACCGGCTCGCGGCAATGCTTAAGGCATTGGCACACCCTGCCCGGATAGCTATTTTGCAGCAAATGATCAGGGCGAACGCCTGTATTTGCGGCGACCTGGTGGATGATCTGGGGCTGGCGCAGGCAACTATCTCCCAGCACCTGAAAGAACTGAAGAACGCAGGATTGATACAGGGTACAATTGAAGGCGTTAGCACCTGCTATTGTATTGAACCAAAAGCCTGGAAAATACTTCGGGATGAACTTGAACTATTTACGGGCTCGTACTGTGAGCCGGGCAAATGCTGTTAA
- a CDS encoding sensor histidine kinase gives MELTESAEILKLIIEGTNAGIWDWDFETGEVFWSENFYGLLGYIPGEIPAKIETFYDLLHTEDKAPLTKALNAHLKDRAPYRVEVRLRTKDNGYKYFECTGKAIFENGKPVRMAGCNMDINERKVLENKLALNEYLLSEAGRLARMGGWEFDIAKKENVWSKTVYDIYELPYNHNLAFDNPYTYFLPPYDEMLKKAVEQTVSHGIIWDLELQLLTGTGKVIWVRSYGEPVFDAKGEIIKLRGVFMDIEKYKTNEIALNTSIELITQNNLQLKNFTHLLSHNIRNHANNIAMLTSLMDDSTLDEDNADMLQKIEKVSQGLSATLDDLAEAIKVQETELVPDTLNFSEIIDSVVAVLEPDLKANNATINRELWTEKVQFPRLYLESIVMNLLTNAIKYRKPDVQPVINLRTYTDHNDCVVFECQDNGLGIDLEIHGKKLFGLYKTFHEGKNSHGVGLFLTKTQIESQGGHIMVDSEPNQGSTFKVVFKSKS, from the coding sequence GTGGAATTAACAGAATCTGCCGAAATATTAAAGTTGATCATTGAAGGCACCAACGCCGGAATATGGGACTGGGATTTTGAAACTGGCGAGGTTTTCTGGTCCGAGAACTTTTACGGCCTGTTAGGTTATATACCCGGCGAGATACCTGCCAAAATAGAAACATTTTACGACCTGTTGCATACCGAGGATAAAGCGCCTTTAACCAAAGCGCTGAACGCTCACCTGAAAGACAGGGCGCCATATCGTGTTGAGGTGCGTTTGCGTACGAAGGATAATGGCTATAAGTATTTTGAATGTACAGGCAAGGCCATTTTTGAAAATGGCAAGCCGGTACGTATGGCCGGGTGTAACATGGATATTAACGAGCGTAAAGTGCTGGAGAACAAACTTGCACTGAACGAATATTTGCTATCGGAAGCAGGGCGCCTGGCCCGGATGGGCGGATGGGAATTTGATATTGCCAAAAAAGAAAATGTTTGGTCGAAAACGGTGTATGATATTTATGAACTGCCGTACAACCATAACCTTGCGTTTGACAATCCTTACACTTATTTTCTGCCGCCGTACGACGAGATGCTGAAAAAAGCTGTGGAGCAAACAGTGAGCCATGGTATTATATGGGACCTGGAACTACAGTTGCTTACTGGGACAGGTAAAGTGATATGGGTGCGTTCTTACGGCGAGCCTGTTTTTGACGCGAAAGGCGAGATCATCAAACTGAGAGGCGTTTTCATGGATATTGAAAAATATAAGACCAATGAGATAGCCCTGAACACTTCTATAGAACTGATAACGCAGAACAACCTCCAGCTAAAAAACTTTACGCACCTGTTGTCGCATAACATCCGCAACCACGCCAATAACATTGCCATGCTTACTTCGCTGATGGATGACAGTACGCTTGATGAGGATAACGCAGATATGCTTCAAAAAATTGAGAAGGTATCGCAGGGACTAAGCGCAACGCTCGACGACCTGGCAGAAGCAATAAAAGTGCAGGAAACGGAGCTCGTGCCGGATACCCTGAACTTTTCGGAAATTATAGACAGCGTGGTGGCCGTGCTTGAACCGGACCTTAAAGCTAATAACGCTACAATAAATCGTGAACTGTGGACCGAAAAAGTACAGTTCCCGCGGTTATACCTCGAAAGCATTGTGATGAACCTGCTAACTAACGCTATCAAATACCGTAAACCTGACGTGCAGCCGGTTATTAATTTGCGCACCTATACCGATCATAATGATTGCGTAGTTTTTGAATGCCAGGACAACGGCCTGGGCATCGACCTGGAGATACATGGTAAAAAGCTGTTCGGCCTGTACAAAACCTTCCACGAAGGGAAGAACTCACATGGCGTGGGCCTTTTCCTTACTAAAACCCAGATCGAGTCGCAGGGCGGTCATATCATGGTTGACAGCGAACCCAACCAGGGCAGCACTTTCAAAGTAGTTTTTAAATCGAAAAGCTGA
- a CDS encoding chemotaxis protein CheB: MTKGSSPHHIIAIGASAGGMEEINTFFDHTPLDGVAYIIIQHLSSDFKSRMAELLARHSKLEVLEAEDGLMVKTNLVYLIPNDKYMTIRDNRLYLTNKQKEDNHLPHLTINRFFNSLAANSGRKAIGIVLSGLGSDGTEGVRAIKKAGGMIIARNPETSEFASMPSHAIATGMVDFVLEPELMPNAIEDYIKYGAELTYDNEGDDKYLKEIIELIKEKSPLDFSDYKPSTILRRTKRRAAQHNFMTLGNYLEFLKTAPDEVDALTKDFLISVTSFFRDKEAFEFIQKSVLPDILHKLGPGEELKMWVAGCATGEEVYSLAILIAEQLKGKLKDTVVKIFATDIDSIALTQAGKGVYPATIEKAVSVHRLEKYFLKEANNYRVKPEIRKMVIFAQHDLVKNPPYCNMHLISCRNLLIYMTPILQKKIFTMLLFGLKMDGYLFLGSSENPMPIIKNLQVVNKKWKIYKNLETKRVVRFDAFSIPELFDIKRAPALAILEDSAKSASNTLAEAINASLITELEQLVVCVDEYNHVVKSYGDTTKYLLQKNFNPNLEELLPKALAVAFNLLRNEAMKTNKKASVSGINLKQGHAVIKVSLSVTPLITKKDTQKILMVIFSDDKPDDADGQENTVFDEKIYVDQYTRNLEEELKDLKDKLHSTYEQLDASNENMQSFNEELISANEEMQSTNEEMQSVNEELDTINADYQLKNKELLELNDDLNNYFKSNINGQLIINNELLLMKFSPGAVKQVNLLETDIGRPLSNITTNIKFESIIEDIKQVISKASVITKEIETNDGKWYQLMTMPYVQQADNKVHGAIITFNDITQLKKTQLELDKRNEGLLRINEDLDHFVKAASHDLLAPLGNIELSIDVMNQIPLAEPRLHDFLTIINTSIKKFSSLIKDIGTIANVENDMLAMEMVDMNDIINNVEWSLEGKIELSGAIIKRDLPVKRLRFSRKNMRSIVYNLVSNGIKFKRDVAPVIEISTKTSGDNVILTIQDNGMGMSKKEQDDIFKMYGRLHQDIEGHGIGLHLAKKIVDAAGGNIIVESEPGKGSKFMIFLKAETEVLA; encoded by the coding sequence ATGACCAAAGGTAGTTCTCCTCATCACATTATAGCCATTGGCGCATCCGCCGGTGGCATGGAAGAGATCAATACTTTTTTTGATCACACCCCTTTAGACGGCGTCGCGTACATCATTATCCAGCATTTATCATCCGATTTTAAAAGCCGGATGGCGGAATTGCTGGCAAGGCACAGTAAACTGGAAGTGCTGGAAGCTGAAGACGGCCTGATGGTAAAAACCAACCTGGTGTACCTGATCCCCAATGATAAATACATGACCATCCGCGACAACAGGCTGTACTTAACTAATAAACAAAAAGAAGATAACCATTTGCCGCACCTCACTATTAATCGTTTTTTTAATTCACTTGCTGCTAATAGCGGCCGTAAAGCCATTGGTATTGTCCTATCGGGCCTGGGTTCGGATGGAACCGAGGGGGTGAGGGCCATAAAAAAGGCCGGCGGGATGATCATTGCCCGTAACCCGGAGACATCGGAATTTGCCAGTATGCCTTCGCATGCTATTGCTACCGGCATGGTTGATTTTGTTCTGGAGCCGGAGCTGATGCCCAACGCCATAGAAGATTATATCAAATACGGTGCAGAACTGACTTATGACAACGAGGGTGACGATAAATATCTGAAAGAGATAATAGAACTGATAAAAGAAAAATCGCCGCTCGATTTTTCCGATTATAAGCCATCAACCATATTGAGAAGGACCAAGCGGCGGGCCGCCCAGCATAATTTTATGACACTGGGCAACTACCTGGAGTTTTTAAAGACCGCTCCCGATGAGGTGGATGCACTTACCAAAGATTTCCTGATAAGCGTTACCTCATTTTTCAGGGATAAGGAGGCTTTCGAATTTATTCAAAAAAGCGTATTACCCGATATCCTCCATAAGCTTGGCCCGGGCGAAGAGCTGAAAATGTGGGTAGCTGGCTGCGCTACCGGCGAAGAAGTTTATTCGTTAGCGATATTGATAGCCGAACAATTAAAAGGCAAATTGAAAGATACGGTTGTAAAAATATTTGCCACTGATATTGACAGTATTGCGTTGACACAGGCAGGTAAAGGTGTTTACCCTGCAACTATTGAAAAAGCCGTTTCAGTGCACAGGCTCGAGAAATATTTCCTAAAAGAAGCGAACAATTACCGGGTGAAACCCGAAATACGCAAGATGGTGATATTTGCCCAGCACGACCTGGTTAAAAATCCGCCCTATTGCAACATGCACCTCATCAGCTGCCGAAACCTGCTGATATACATGACGCCGATACTCCAAAAGAAAATATTTACCATGTTGCTTTTCGGCCTTAAGATGGACGGCTATTTGTTTTTAGGTTCGAGCGAAAATCCGATGCCTATTATAAAAAACCTGCAAGTGGTAAATAAAAAATGGAAGATATACAAGAACCTTGAAACAAAGCGTGTGGTACGCTTTGATGCATTTTCGATCCCTGAATTGTTCGATATTAAACGCGCCCCCGCCCTTGCCATATTGGAGGATAGCGCCAAAAGTGCAAGCAATACTTTAGCCGAGGCGATAAATGCGAGTTTGATTACGGAGCTTGAGCAATTGGTTGTTTGTGTAGACGAGTACAACCACGTGGTAAAAAGTTATGGGGATACCACAAAATACCTGCTGCAAAAGAACTTCAACCCGAACCTGGAAGAACTTTTGCCAAAAGCGCTTGCAGTGGCCTTCAATTTACTGCGAAACGAGGCTATGAAGACCAATAAAAAAGCTTCGGTAAGCGGTATAAATTTAAAACAGGGCCATGCCGTTATAAAGGTGAGCCTGTCGGTTACGCCGTTGATCACAAAAAAAGATACGCAGAAGATACTGATGGTTATTTTTAGCGATGACAAGCCAGATGATGCGGATGGGCAGGAGAATACGGTATTTGATGAAAAAATATACGTTGACCAGTACACCCGGAATTTAGAGGAGGAATTAAAGGACCTGAAAGATAAGCTGCATTCCACTTATGAGCAACTGGATGCATCAAACGAAAATATGCAGTCGTTCAACGAGGAGTTGATATCGGCAAATGAAGAGATGCAAAGTACCAATGAGGAAATGCAATCGGTGAACGAAGAATTGGATACCATTAATGCCGATTACCAGCTAAAAAACAAAGAGCTGCTTGAACTTAACGACGATCTGAACAACTATTTCAAAAGCAATATCAACGGTCAGCTGATCATTAACAACGAATTGCTGCTGATGAAGTTTTCGCCGGGTGCCGTTAAACAGGTGAACCTGCTGGAAACAGACATCGGCAGGCCGCTGAGCAATATTACCACCAATATAAAATTTGAATCGATAATAGAAGATATAAAGCAGGTGATCAGCAAGGCCAGTGTTATCACCAAAGAAATAGAAACCAACGACGGCAAATGGTACCAATTGATGACTATGCCTTATGTACAGCAGGCCGATAACAAAGTACACGGCGCCATAATTACCTTTAATGATATTACGCAGCTAAAGAAAACGCAACTGGAGCTTGATAAAAGAAATGAAGGCCTATTGCGCATTAATGAGGACCTTGATCATTTTGTAAAGGCGGCATCGCACGATCTGTTGGCGCCCCTGGGCAATATTGAGTTAAGCATCGACGTCATGAACCAGATACCGCTGGCCGAACCCCGCCTTCATGATTTTTTAACGATCATCAACACGTCCATTAAAAAATTCAGTTCGCTTATTAAGGATATAGGTACGATAGCTAATGTGGAAAATGACATGCTGGCTATGGAAATGGTAGACATGAACGACATTATCAATAACGTGGAATGGAGCCTTGAAGGGAAAATTGAATTATCAGGGGCAATCATAAAAAGGGATCTGCCGGTTAAACGCCTGCGCTTTTCGAGAAAGAATATGCGCAGCATAGTTTACAACCTGGTATCCAACGGCATTAAATTCAAGCGCGATGTAGCGCCCGTTATTGAGATCAGTACGAAAACGAGCGGCGACAATGTAATATTAACCATACAGGATAATGGAATGGGAATGTCAAAAAAAGAGCAGGACGATATCTTTAAGATGTATGGCCGGCTTCACCAGGATATTGAGGGGCACGGCATAGGTTTGCACCTTGCGAAAAAAATAGTAGATGCAGCAGGGGGCAATATTATTGTGGAAAGCGAGCCCGGTAAGGGAAGCAAATTTATGATATTTCTTAAGGCCGAAACGGAAGTATTGGCGTAA